The following proteins are co-located in the Chloroflexota bacterium genome:
- a CDS encoding extracellular solute-binding protein: protein MGIVRSMKVTRRTALASAGASALGIVIAAACGQATVTAPEEAPKEEMKEEAPKAEATAMPEVETATIDMISAEKPTTRPVLEPILADFTEQMPHIAVDLVPSGGWGEVRTKFYAAQAAGDPINIMENGWSAVLTTFETGVTIDLAPFFTRDKIDPAATFAAPAINMWTVEGRILGMPITMSVDSMAYNVEIFEAAGINPLPVDLNDTDWNMETLLDLSTQLTNEDRTQFGHGGGITCSNGGGIGTGTFWGVGPWDSEEGRATIDTPEFIDALDWWRDFGDKHRVTPNADEREAAMGGQSGNVFMSGKVAMQLTCTSFRDAPFTWALATMPYSGEGPSQSGRTWTHPLQMADDGTDQNDLAWELFKWLLQPENGGRYPPSAGHVVSPLLDDNASTLAQDGYKNSLGVDPRAFLLHSRTTKPAGWGLWTFTEFGDISGDLNGQYREFLAGNLTAAEYARWAADLINETLGGK from the coding sequence ATGGGAATTGTGCGTTCTATGAAGGTCACGCGGCGTACGGCGCTCGCGAGCGCGGGAGCAAGCGCGCTCGGCATAGTGATTGCCGCAGCGTGCGGTCAGGCGACCGTGACAGCGCCCGAGGAAGCTCCCAAAGAGGAGATGAAGGAGGAGGCGCCCAAGGCTGAGGCCACGGCAATGCCGGAGGTCGAAACCGCAACAATCGACATGATCTCGGCGGAGAAACCCACCACGCGGCCGGTCTTGGAGCCAATCCTCGCCGACTTCACCGAGCAGATGCCGCACATCGCGGTTGATCTGGTGCCGTCCGGGGGCTGGGGCGAGGTGAGAACGAAATTCTACGCGGCACAGGCGGCGGGCGATCCCATCAACATCATGGAGAACGGCTGGAGCGCGGTCCTCACCACGTTCGAGACCGGTGTGACGATCGACCTCGCGCCGTTCTTTACGCGGGACAAGATTGATCCCGCCGCCACTTTTGCGGCCCCGGCCATAAACATGTGGACCGTAGAAGGCAGAATTCTCGGTATGCCCATCACCATGTCGGTAGACTCAATGGCCTACAACGTGGAGATCTTCGAGGCGGCCGGCATCAATCCCCTGCCCGTAGACCTTAACGACACCGACTGGAACATGGAAACACTCCTGGACTTGTCTACGCAGCTTACCAATGAAGACCGCACGCAGTTTGGCCACGGCGGCGGCATAACCTGCTCCAATGGCGGCGGCATCGGTACCGGCACCTTCTGGGGCGTAGGTCCGTGGGACTCCGAGGAGGGACGGGCAACGATAGACACGCCGGAGTTTATCGACGCGCTGGACTGGTGGCGTGATTTCGGCGATAAGCACCGCGTGACACCGAACGCTGATGAGCGTGAGGCGGCCATGGGTGGGCAGAGCGGCAACGTCTTCATGTCCGGTAAAGTGGCAATGCAGCTTACGTGCACGTCGTTCCGCGACGCGCCATTCACGTGGGCGCTGGCGACTATGCCGTATTCCGGCGAGGGGCCGAGCCAATCAGGCCGCACGTGGACGCACCCATTGCAAATGGCAGACGACGGCACCGACCAGAATGACTTGGCATGGGAGCTCTTCAAGTGGCTCCTTCAGCCGGAAAACGGTGGTCGCTATCCACCGTCGGCAGGTCACGTCGTGTCGCCTCTCTTGGATGACAACGCGTCAACGTTGGCGCAAGATGGCTACAAGAATAGCTTGGGCGTCGACCCCAGAGCGTTCTTGCTCCACTCGCGTACCACGAAGCCGGCCGGCTGGGGCCTCTGGACGTTCACGGAGTTTGGTGACATCTCCGGCGACCTTAACGGTCAGTATCGTGAGTTCCTTGCCGGAAATCTCACAGCCGCGGAGTACGCGCGCTGGGCGGCCGATCTCATCAACGAGACACTCGGCGGCAAGTAG
- a CDS encoding VOC family protein gives MKPRGVDFFCYTVGDISKSADFYENTLGLTLFAWVDPGWVEFAVGDTPTVLALRSSREDHAAKGEASSAAIAIAVDDVHQAIDELRAQHVDVVLEPGEQATCYAAGIADPDGNLILLHSRKDGTAG, from the coding sequence ATGAAACCGAGAGGCGTCGATTTCTTCTGCTACACCGTCGGTGACATCAGCAAGAGCGCGGACTTCTACGAGAACACACTGGGCCTCACGCTCTTTGCGTGGGTCGATCCGGGCTGGGTAGAGTTTGCGGTCGGTGACACGCCAACAGTGCTCGCGCTGCGGTCCTCTCGCGAGGACCATGCCGCGAAAGGAGAGGCCAGCAGCGCCGCAATTGCAATAGCGGTCGATGACGTGCACCAAGCCATTGACGAATTACGCGCGCAGCACGTGGACGTGGTGCTCGAGCCCGGCGAACAGGCCACCTGCTACGCGGCCGGAATCGCTGACCCGGACGGCAACCTGATTCTTCTCCACAGCCGCAAGGATGGGACGGCAGGCTAG
- a CDS encoding DUF1579 family protein: MKRLATMAGCWQGSNRLHDPFSGKPEDSASSMELTPLLGGRFLRLDYDWSYRGARQEGSLLIGCQPEQGRMTVHWIDSWHMSHDVLACTGAVEESGDVDVRGSYAAPPGPDWGWRIVIRPAEPAALHVVMHNVTPDGEEAVAVEATYARAEVTD; the protein is encoded by the coding sequence ATGAAACGGCTGGCGACCATGGCGGGGTGCTGGCAAGGGTCCAACCGCCTGCACGATCCCTTCTCGGGCAAGCCCGAGGATTCCGCGTCCTCGATGGAACTGACCCCGCTCCTGGGTGGCCGGTTCTTACGTCTGGACTACGACTGGAGCTACCGGGGCGCGCGGCAGGAAGGCTCCCTCCTGATAGGTTGCCAACCAGAGCAGGGCAGGATGACGGTTCACTGGATCGATTCGTGGCATATGTCGCACGACGTGCTGGCCTGCACGGGCGCCGTCGAAGAGAGCGGCGACGTCGACGTGCGCGGCAGCTACGCCGCGCCGCCGGGCCCGGACTGGGGCTGGCGCATCGTCATCCGACCGGCCGAGCCGGCGGCGCTGCACGTCGTCATGCACAACGTGACCCCCGACGGCGAAGAAGCCGTGGCCGTCGAGGCAACCTATGCGCGCGCGGAAGTCACTGACTGA
- a CDS encoding D-cysteine desulfhydrase family protein, producing MAVQSAQILSQDELAAKLAEQPRVELGTFPTPLDACPRLSEAVGGPPIYIKRDDLTGLALGGNKTRNLEFQLGSALAQGCDSVVAGADTQSNQCRQASAACAKVGLECFLVLAGGLHNEVQGNLLLDHIFGANVTVLEDVNIDGLQARIDPIEAELRAQGRKPYRITSMYPEPALRAMCGYLSCALELSTQLDSLPNPPSTIFITSGSGTTHAGFAAGIKVLGLPIRVVGITIKEPADEQRETVAARSQRLAEQLDIPCGLSADEVHVSDDYLGAGYGAVTDEGMEAIRLTAQLEGILLEPVYTGKTMSGVINMARNGDLPSDQPVIMVHTGGIPALFAYHEEMMAAV from the coding sequence ATGGCCGTACAGAGCGCACAGATTCTTTCACAAGACGAGTTGGCAGCGAAACTGGCAGAACAGCCGCGCGTCGAGCTCGGCACGTTTCCCACGCCCTTAGACGCTTGCCCCCGACTCTCAGAGGCCGTGGGCGGGCCGCCGATCTACATCAAGCGCGACGACCTCACGGGCCTCGCCCTCGGTGGCAACAAGACCCGCAACCTGGAGTTTCAGTTAGGTTCGGCGCTAGCTCAGGGCTGCGATAGCGTGGTCGCCGGGGCTGATACCCAGTCGAACCAGTGCCGCCAGGCCTCTGCTGCCTGTGCTAAAGTGGGCCTGGAATGCTTCCTCGTCCTGGCCGGCGGCCTCCACAACGAGGTACAAGGCAACCTGCTGCTCGATCACATCTTTGGCGCAAACGTCACGGTGTTGGAAGACGTGAATATCGACGGCCTGCAAGCGCGCATCGATCCCATTGAGGCGGAGTTGCGCGCCCAGGGCAGGAAGCCGTACCGCATCACGAGCATGTACCCCGAACCGGCGCTGCGGGCCATGTGCGGCTACTTGAGCTGCGCGCTGGAGCTCTCTACCCAGCTAGATTCTCTTCCCAATCCGCCAAGCACAATCTTCATCACTTCCGGCTCCGGCACGACCCACGCGGGTTTTGCGGCCGGTATCAAAGTGCTGGGCCTGCCAATTAGAGTGGTTGGCATCACGATCAAAGAGCCTGCGGACGAGCAGCGTGAGACCGTGGCGGCGCGATCCCAGCGGCTGGCGGAACAGCTTGACATTCCGTGCGGCCTTTCCGCGGATGAGGTCCACGTCTCGGATGACTATCTCGGCGCAGGCTACGGCGCGGTAACTGATGAAGGCATGGAAGCCATCCGGCTCACCGCCCAGCTCGAGGGTATATTGCTCGAACCGGTCTACACCGGCAAGACGATGTCCGGCGTCATTAACATGGCGCGAAACGGCGACCTGCCGTCCGACCAGCCGGTGATCATGGTCCACACCGGCGGCATTCCGGCGCTGTTCGCGTACCACGAAGAGATGATGGCCGCGGTCTAG
- a CDS encoding Gfo/Idh/MocA family oxidoreductase, with protein sequence MADKYRAGIIGCGWMGKSHAQAYAELENVTMAAAADIHPTSLAELQEEHGIPNGYADYHEMLANEDLDIISVCSWPGLHAPMTIAAAEAKVPGIICEKPMARTLAEADAMIAAAEEHGSKLVIGHQGRFRTQTNAIRSLIQDGAIGRVEFLYIQQSGGLSNSSIHNVDYARYILGDPKVAWVMGSVERRTDRYERAERIEDRAQALIGFAGGVRGVLESDIGDDRRVQPCIVYGSHGSIFPVSNGIRLLTTDGVREISFKEPNAQALQAKELIEWIEGRREHRGHAQNGRQALEVLLAISASTYTRGIVNFPLEITEYPLGLAVDEGVLPVEQPGAYDIRGYLVRKD encoded by the coding sequence ATGGCGGACAAGTATCGCGCAGGCATTATCGGTTGCGGGTGGATGGGCAAGTCGCACGCGCAGGCATATGCCGAATTGGAAAACGTAACCATGGCGGCGGCAGCGGACATCCATCCAACGTCACTGGCAGAGTTACAGGAAGAGCACGGCATTCCCAACGGCTACGCCGACTATCACGAGATGCTAGCAAATGAAGACCTGGATATTATCAGCGTCTGCTCGTGGCCGGGTCTGCATGCGCCTATGACGATCGCCGCCGCTGAAGCCAAAGTGCCGGGCATCATCTGCGAGAAGCCCATGGCGCGCACGCTGGCCGAGGCTGACGCGATGATTGCCGCTGCCGAGGAGCACGGCTCCAAGCTCGTGATCGGTCACCAGGGGCGCTTTCGCACGCAGACGAACGCCATTCGCAGTCTCATCCAGGATGGCGCCATCGGCCGCGTGGAGTTTCTCTACATCCAGCAGAGCGGTGGCTTGTCAAACAGCTCTATACACAACGTAGATTATGCCCGCTACATCCTCGGCGACCCGAAAGTGGCATGGGTCATGGGGTCCGTCGAGCGCCGCACCGACCGCTACGAACGCGCCGAGCGCATCGAGGACCGCGCCCAAGCCCTCATCGGCTTTGCGGGCGGTGTGCGAGGGGTATTGGAGTCGGATATCGGTGATGATCGCCGCGTGCAACCTTGCATCGTCTACGGCTCCCACGGCAGCATCTTCCCTGTGAGCAACGGCATTCGGCTGCTCACGACCGACGGCGTCCGAGAGATCTCCTTCAAGGAGCCGAATGCGCAAGCCCTCCAGGCGAAAGAGCTAATCGAGTGGATCGAAGGGCGCCGCGAGCATCGCGGACACGCGCAAAACGGACGCCAGGCGCTGGAAGTGCTGCTGGCGATTTCCGCATCCACCTACACGCGCGGCATCGTCAACTTTCCGCTGGAAATTACGGAATATCCGCTTGGATTGGCCGTTGACGAAGGCGTCCTGCCGGTGGAGCAGCCCGGCGCGTACGACATCCGCGGCTATCTGGTACGAAAAGACTGA
- a CDS encoding Gfo/Idh/MocA family oxidoreductase, with product MANSLRTGVIGCGGLGPSEAKISHEMEDIELVGVVDVHKESAQAVADELGVKAFTDHRDLLAEGLDAVLVVTPTWTHREICVDAAEAGIAIFCEKPMALQLDDCDAMIAAADKAGVPLMLGFVMRYWPTYVEVHKRLQNGDIGDLKLAWSTRLSGRPPFGVGEWRLKRETVGGTWSSSVHELDLLLWMGGPVASVHGNATFGTFANTDVEDTFITTLNYENGAIGSLHSSQIYPAGASNFGIAGTKGAIHINRHSGPTLVTHDGKREEIESEPSSVGMTNQLAAFYDSARNGTPPMPDGNDGRRALEVCLATFMSAEQGGDIHLPL from the coding sequence ATGGCGAATTCGTTGCGAACCGGTGTAATCGGGTGTGGAGGTCTGGGGCCGAGCGAAGCGAAGATCTCGCATGAGATGGAAGACATCGAGTTAGTCGGCGTGGTGGATGTGCACAAGGAGTCCGCTCAAGCGGTCGCGGATGAGCTTGGTGTCAAGGCGTTCACCGACCACCGCGACCTCCTCGCTGAAGGGCTTGATGCGGTCTTGGTGGTAACGCCCACCTGGACGCACCGGGAAATTTGCGTCGATGCGGCAGAAGCCGGCATCGCCATCTTCTGCGAGAAGCCCATGGCGCTGCAGCTCGATGACTGCGATGCCATGATCGCCGCCGCCGACAAGGCTGGCGTACCGTTGATGCTGGGTTTCGTGATGCGGTACTGGCCGACCTACGTCGAGGTGCACAAGCGGTTGCAAAACGGCGATATTGGCGATCTCAAGCTGGCGTGGTCGACACGCCTGAGCGGCCGGCCCCCGTTTGGCGTGGGCGAGTGGCGGCTGAAGCGCGAGACGGTGGGCGGCACGTGGTCGTCGTCGGTGCACGAACTTGACCTGCTCCTCTGGATGGGAGGCCCCGTTGCTTCCGTGCACGGCAACGCCACGTTCGGCACGTTTGCCAATACCGACGTTGAGGATACCTTTATCACGACGTTGAACTATGAAAACGGCGCTATCGGTTCGCTGCACAGCAGCCAGATCTACCCGGCGGGCGCGTCGAACTTCGGCATTGCCGGTACCAAGGGCGCCATTCACATCAACCGGCATTCCGGACCGACTTTGGTGACCCACGACGGCAAGCGCGAGGAGATCGAGTCCGAGCCGAGCAGCGTGGGCATGACGAACCAACTCGCCGCCTTCTACGACAGCGCGCGCAACGGCACGCCGCCCATGCCGGACGGTAACGACGGCCGCCGCGCCTTGGAAGTGTGCCTGGCGACATTTATGTCCGCGGAGCAAGGCGGGGACATACATCTGCCGCTCTAG
- a CDS encoding extracellular solute-binding protein, with amino-acid sequence MLSEKRISRSQFLRGGAALVGGTALLAACAQTGATAMAPAEGAEMAKEADKPAMMEPTEVTFLWPHYSAGKTRWLEWILETYNAKETGVTVNTLDVAGSFGGNPRSKLLATVAGGAAPDMGWFGVGLHPFSGILYDANELLKGMKYDMSQLNQTLVNGLTWQGKLIAAPIGINTTAWFYNKDLFDKAGVSYPQDSDTFEDRLAAAQKVSASLSTSDEKIWGVATIHYVAYWIAGMYQGFMDDSGTEVVVDGPLGLESVQWWRDNWAKYEVGPRAEDYNRQEDAQFFNSFANGKVAMAVYGTWGLEPIRRHEAGVNFDIVEQPTAVGDGQEGKGAFFGIEEIFTVATTKKLDAAAEFLSFLVGEEHLSWTGGQGNIIPAINSIAEEVFVPSEDSPDPSNLLAFARAADYAKPYFPHPQYGELRGAYGEAMTPWWNEEATTAKQALEKAEEDCQVIVDDWNAANL; translated from the coding sequence ATGCTTAGTGAGAAGCGCATTTCAAGAAGCCAGTTCCTGCGCGGCGGTGCCGCGTTGGTTGGCGGCACGGCGTTGCTGGCTGCCTGCGCCCAGACGGGTGCAACTGCCATGGCCCCTGCAGAGGGCGCCGAGATGGCAAAAGAGGCGGATAAGCCGGCAATGATGGAGCCGACGGAAGTCACCTTCCTGTGGCCCCACTATTCGGCGGGTAAGACCCGCTGGCTGGAGTGGATCCTGGAGACCTACAACGCCAAGGAGACCGGTGTCACGGTTAACACCCTGGACGTTGCCGGCAGTTTTGGCGGCAATCCCAGGTCGAAGCTTCTCGCCACGGTGGCGGGCGGCGCGGCCCCGGACATGGGCTGGTTTGGTGTAGGGCTGCATCCCTTTTCCGGTATCTTGTACGATGCCAACGAACTGCTCAAAGGCATGAAGTACGATATGAGCCAGCTCAATCAGACGCTGGTGAATGGTCTTACGTGGCAGGGCAAATTGATTGCGGCGCCCATCGGCATCAACACCACGGCGTGGTTCTACAACAAGGACCTTTTCGACAAGGCCGGCGTGTCCTATCCCCAAGATAGCGACACGTTTGAAGACCGCCTCGCAGCGGCGCAGAAGGTGTCCGCCAGCCTGAGCACGTCCGATGAGAAGATCTGGGGCGTGGCGACTATACACTACGTCGCTTACTGGATCGCGGGCATGTATCAGGGCTTCATGGACGATTCCGGTACCGAGGTTGTGGTAGACGGTCCGCTGGGACTCGAGTCGGTCCAATGGTGGCGCGACAACTGGGCGAAGTATGAAGTCGGCCCGCGCGCTGAGGACTACAACCGCCAAGAGGACGCGCAGTTCTTCAATTCATTCGCCAACGGCAAAGTCGCCATGGCCGTCTACGGCACGTGGGGCTTGGAGCCGATCCGGCGCCATGAAGCCGGCGTGAACTTCGACATCGTCGAGCAACCGACGGCGGTTGGCGACGGTCAGGAAGGCAAGGGCGCGTTCTTCGGCATCGAGGAAATCTTCACGGTAGCCACCACCAAGAAGTTGGACGCCGCTGCCGAGTTCCTTTCGTTCCTCGTTGGAGAGGAACACCTGAGCTGGACCGGCGGCCAGGGCAACATCATCCCGGCGATCAACTCGATCGCCGAGGAAGTTTTCGTCCCGTCGGAGGATTCACCGGATCCGTCCAACCTGCTGGCGTTCGCCCGGGCAGCTGACTACGCCAAGCCGTACTTCCCGCATCCCCAATACGGTGAATTGCGGGGCGCTTACGGCGAAGCCATGACCCCGTGGTGGAACGAAGAAGCAACCACCGCCAAGCAGGCCCTTGAGAAGGCAGAGGAAGACTGCCAGGTCATCGTGGACGACTGGAACGCCGCCAACCTGTAG
- a CDS encoding Gfo/Idh/MocA family oxidoreductase: protein MSTKLRVGIVGLGGNGGRFLEAYTTNPRVEVAAICDVRDDHRQALQEKYGVPHGYADFAKLLDHDGIDMVSIHAPDRLHAQFALATLDAAKHVFVEKPMATSIEDCVRLVERADCAATRVAVGHVLRTRPFFRMLKGMVDTGELGSLYAMRTHYLTNAMQRGESFLKTANSSYSPPMLTMGVHPVDLMRWYAGDVVEVQAMENQGLAMPGNPIDESVTAVYRFASGTTGSVTVCWASNYVFDSFYGLELHGSEASVVWDKIHRRETNKAVPLPTPPQPTRAGYAAEVDTVVDSLLDDTPLFCDVREGARSAIACLTAIEAAKTGKTLEVPNP, encoded by the coding sequence AAGCTTCGGGTCGGCATCGTCGGACTTGGCGGCAATGGCGGACGGTTCTTGGAGGCGTACACTACCAACCCCCGCGTTGAGGTTGCAGCCATCTGCGACGTGCGGGACGATCACCGCCAGGCGCTGCAAGAGAAGTACGGCGTGCCGCATGGCTATGCCGACTTCGCAAAGCTCTTGGACCACGACGGCATAGATATGGTTTCCATCCACGCGCCGGATAGGCTCCACGCGCAATTTGCGCTCGCCACGCTCGACGCCGCCAAGCACGTGTTCGTGGAAAAGCCGATGGCGACGAGCATTGAAGACTGCGTGCGCCTTGTGGAACGCGCGGACTGCGCCGCGACGCGGGTGGCGGTTGGACACGTGCTGCGCACGCGGCCCTTCTTCCGGATGCTCAAGGGGATGGTGGATACCGGAGAGCTTGGTTCGCTCTATGCGATGCGTACGCACTACCTTACGAACGCAATGCAGAGGGGCGAAAGCTTCCTCAAGACTGCGAACAGCAGCTATTCTCCGCCGATGCTCACCATGGGCGTGCATCCGGTGGACTTAATGCGTTGGTACGCGGGCGACGTGGTGGAAGTGCAGGCCATGGAAAATCAAGGCCTGGCGATGCCCGGGAATCCTATCGACGAGTCGGTGACGGCGGTGTACCGCTTTGCCTCCGGCACCACGGGCAGCGTTACGGTGTGTTGGGCGTCGAATTATGTCTTCGACTCTTTCTACGGCCTCGAACTCCACGGCAGCGAGGCGAGCGTGGTCTGGGACAAGATACACCGTAGAGAGACGAACAAGGCAGTGCCGCTGCCCACGCCCCCGCAACCAACGCGCGCCGGTTATGCTGCGGAGGTTGACACCGTTGTAGATAGCCTCCTCGACGATACCCCGCTCTTCTGCGACGTTCGTGAGGGCGCCCGCAGCGCCATCGCGTGCCTAACGGCCATAGAAGCCGCGAAGACCGGCAAGACGCTGGAAGTACCAAACCCGTAA